Proteins encoded in a region of the Falco rusticolus isolate bFalRus1 chromosome 10, bFalRus1.pri, whole genome shotgun sequence genome:
- the DEPDC7 gene encoding DEP domain-containing protein 7, with the protein MATVREKAAALSLGAVCSPAARPPGFSLAQKPFGATYVWSSIINALQTQVEVKKRRQNLKCYHDCFIGSDAVDVVFAHLLQNKYFGDVDISRAKIVRVCQALMDYKVFEAVSTRVFGKDKRSVFEDSSSSLYRFTNVSNQTELDKDYQQCTPQRHEKSMLFHSTPVKPESLEDLWENLSLKPANTPQVNILDSLSRRVINEVWQEQTIARLLQLVDLPLLESLLEHQEVRPQLSQPRKGTGYVITSNYLDREILKAFSDSQTDEWLSAAIDCLEYLPDHMVVDISRNLPDEPDKADTWKLLLFENIGRYYGQKKEPLLSHASEIHSGIAELLVNGKMEQSLEAIQLYLKLLDSQVREEFRRLLYFMAVAAHNSELKLQEESDNRMVVKRTFSKAIINNKTLSRGKTDLLILFLVDHQKDVLKVPGTLHKMVSNKLMALQKGQDPSKITGYTFCQKLDEREYRSNTEKTTKDELLALLKAIDEDSNLSDKDRKRLLGQFHSSNPSIFMQYFGDRVTNMCV; encoded by the exons ATGGCCACGGTGCGGGAGAAGGCGGCGGCTCTGAGCCTCGGCGCCGTCTGCAGCCCCGCCGCCAGGCCGCCGG GCTTTAGCTTGGCACAGAAACCATTTGGAGCAACGTATGTCTGGAGCAGCATTATCAACGCACTTCAAACTCAAGTGGAAGTGAAAAAGCGTCGCCAGAACCTGAAGTGCTACCATGACTGCTTTATTGGTTCAGAtgcagtggatgttgtctttGCCCATCTTCTACAGAACAAGTATTTTGGGGATGTTGATATTTCTCGTGCTAAAATAGTGCGTGTATGTCAGGCGCTGATGGATTACAAAGTATTTGAGGCTGTTTCAACTAGGGTCTTTGGAAAAGACAAACGATCTGTATTTGAAGACAGCAGCAGTAGTCTCTACAGATTCACAAATGTCTCAAACCAAACGGAACTTGATAAAGATTACCAGCAGTGTACGCCACAAAG ACATGAGAAGAGCATGTTGTTTCACTCTACTCCTGTCAAACCGGAAAGCTTGGAGGATCTCTGGGAAAACCTGAGTTTAAAGCCTGCAAATACCCCTCAAGTAAACATCTTGGATAGTTTGTCCCGTCGCG TTATTAATGAAGTATGGCAAGAACAAACAATTGCTCGACTGCTGCAGCTTGTGGACCTTCCGCTCCTTGAGTCTTTACTTGAGCACCAAGAGGTCAGACCTCAGCTTTCACAGCCAAGGAAGGGAACTGGATATGTCATCACAAGTAATTACCTAGACAGAGAGATTCTTAAGGCTTTCAGTGACTCACA AACAGATGAATGGCTCTCAGCAGCAATAGATTGCTTGGAGTATCTTCCAGATCATATGGTGGTAGATATTAGCAGGAACTTACCTGATGAACCAGATAAAGCAGACACATGGAAACTactgctgtttgaaaacattGGTAGATACTATGGCCAAAAAAAGGAGCCACTGTTAAGCCATGCGTCTGAAATTCATTCAGGAATTGCGGAACTATTAg TGAATGGGAAGATGGAGCAATCTTTAGAAGCTATTCAACTCTATTTGAAACTTCTAGACAGCCAAGTCAGGGAGGAGTTCAGAAGGCTGCTGTACTTTATGGCTGTTGCAGCGCATAATTCTGAGCTCAAACTACAGGAGGAG AGTGACAACAGGATGGTTGTGAAAAGAACATTCTCTAAAGCTATTATCAACAATAAAACCTTATCCAGAGGGAAAACTGACCTCCTGATCTTGTTCCTTGTGGATCACCAAAAAGATGTGTTAAAG GTCCCAGGGACACTGCATAAAATGGTCAGCAATAAACTGATGGCTCTGCAGAAAGGCCAAGATCCTAGTAAGATAACAG GTTATACCTTTTGCCAAAAACTTGATGAAAGAGAATATCGCTCCAATACAGAGAAGACCACAAAAGATGAGCTGTTAGCTCTATTGAAAGCTATTGATGAAGATTCAAATCTCTCtgacaaagacagaaagagactGCTAGGTCAGTTTCATAGTAGTAATCCGAGTATTTTTATGCAGTATTTTGGAGACAGAGTTACTAATATGTGTGTGTGA